The window cagtctcaggttcagaggagtctccactgtcctcagtctcaggttaggaagagtctccactgtcctcagtctcaggttaggaagagtctccactgtcctcagtctcaggttaggaagagtctccactgtcctcagtctcaggttcagaggagtctccactgtcctcagtctcaggttaggaagagtctcaactgtcctcagtctcaggttaggaagagtctccactgtcctcagtctcaggttaggaagagtctccactgtcctcagtctcaggttaggaagagtctccactgtcctcagtctcaggttaggaagagtctccactgtcctcagtctcaggttcagaagagtctccaggGTTGTCCTCGGTCCCTGGTTGTAAATGTCTCTCTGGATCTGAGTTCCTGGCTGGTTCTGGTCCTCCACAGTCCTCTCCAGCAGCTTCAGTTTCCATGTGTTCAGCTGAGCTGCTGGCTGGAGGATGTGCCTCAGTTTGAGTTTGATGAAGCTGTGAGGACTGACGACCAACACACTTATGGCGATTGACATGATgactgtgtgtaaatgttttgtcacaAACACTGCAGCTGAACGGTTTCTCTCCCGTGTGGATTCTCAtgtgtttctttacatttcctCTCTGAGCAAAATATTTCTTACAGACTATacagctgaatggtttctctccCGTGTGGATTCTTGTGTGTTCCTTCAAATCTCTTCTCGATGTAAAAGGTTTCTTACAgactgagcagctgaatggtttctctcctgtgtggagTTCTCAtgtgtttcttcaaatttcCTCTCTCTATAAAATATTTCTTACAgactgagcagctgaatggtttctctccAGTGTGGATTTTCATATGTCTACTCAGACTGTTTCTGCTTAATATTTTCCCACATTCATAGCAGCTTATTGTTTTCTCACTGGCACTATCACTGACAGGGTCTTGATTCTTTTTCTGAGAGTCTGAACCTGGTTTTCTGGTCTCCTTCCAATCagcactgtcctcagtctcaggttcagaagagtctccagggttgtcctcagtctcaggttcagaagagtctccaggGTTGTCTTCAGactcaggttcagaagagtctccagggttgtcctcagtctcaggttcagaagagtctccaggGTTGTCCTCAGTCTCAtgttcagaagagtctccaggGTTGTCCTCAatctcaggttcagaagagtctccagggttgtcctcagtctcaggttgTAAATGTCTCTCTGGATCTGAGGTCCTGGCTGGTTCTGGTCCTCCACAGTCCTCTCCAGCAGCTTCTGTTTCCATGTGTTCAGTTTGTCTTTGATGAAGCTGTGAGGACTGAGGtttctcttcatcatcttcactctTCACAAGGACAGGAGTGAATGTGGACTGGGTGATATCAGCCTCCTCCAGCCCTTGAAGCTGCTCTCCCTCCTGACTGCTCCAGATTTCCTCCGgttcctctttaatgtgtgGGCGGGGCTCTGGGTCCTCCTGGTCCAGACTGGAGTGCAACTCCTCCTGCTCAATGGGAACCTCTTCTTTAACCACCACCAGCTGCGGGGCgtctgcaggaaacaggaaacacacagtcaGGGAAACTGTAGAGTATGAGAGTTTGAAATCTAACCACCATTCTCTTGGACTAACTTTGCAGTCCTTATCCATTCCTTATTCTAAATGCTCAGTCCCGCCCACTGTGTTCTTCTGTTGGCTCAATAGTCTGTCAATTACACCTTTTTTCCATTCCCTATCTCTCACACTTTACAAAATTCAGAATTTTCAGAAAATATCAGAATTCATGCACTAATACGTGACATGCATACCATCGGTCCACTAATACATGCATGTCTGTGGGAAACACTTCATCCCCGATAAAGATGCTGAAGAGGCTCATGTTCAGTCACAGTAGTTGCtgcattaaaacataaaacCCCCAGTACCAGTTTCAgtgccactcgtccaccggcagaaacGATCCCCTATTggtttaaatctaaatgtttttgttcaggaACTCCTGAAAGTCTCAGaattctcacttctttctcaaaATCTCCAAATTATGaccttttaataaaatgttaaatttgacttttttctcaaaatcttaAAAGATAATCATAAAGAGTCTGTAGAGTGAAAGGTAACCTAatatacaaaatgcactttttgatgtgttttatacataaatataaagcaaCAATATATGAAGATATGGCGGCACGCACCGGTGCAGCGGCCTTACGCACTCCAGTTCggtgcagtgtgtttttgtctgtttacTCGCTAATGTCATGTTTAGTTGGGCGAACCCAAACTACAGTCGAGTGGATATTTTGAATATCGGACTTGGAAGAACGCAGGCAATTACAAACTAATTACTGAAGCCAAACAGCATACCGGAGGAGATAACCAGAACACCCGGAGGAGATACCCAGAACACCGACTCCGCGGATTATTATCGGCTCAGGCAAGCGACGAAGGCCGTGGGGTCAGAGGAAGCATAAGCGGGGAGGCCGGTCGGGGCTACATGCTATgctaaagaaacaaacacaaacaacacacttcCCAGTGTCTTTCTCACCAACGCCAGATCCATAACCAACAAAACGGATGAACTACACCTACGGACTGCAACAAAGAAACCAGCCATCAGCGGCCTCAACGACTACCGCACAGTTGCACTAACCCCAGTCATCATGCTTTGAGAAGCTGGTCCAAAAGCACATCAAAGCAAGCCTCCTGGACACCTTCGACCCACACCAGTTCACCTAAAGATCTAATAGGTCCACCGAGGACGCCATTACTACAGCCCTACTCACCGCATTGCCCCACCTCGAACGGCAAGGCAGCTATGTGAGAATGCTCTCCATAGACTGCAGCTCCGCATTCATCCTCCCAGACAGACGGGACTCCAAAATGTCTGACTCAGGACTCCAGACTGTCTGACTCGGGACTCCAGACTGTCTGACTCGGGCCTCCAGACTGTCTGACTCGGGCCTCCAGACTGTCTGACTCGGGCCTCCAGACTGTCTGACTCGGGCCTCCAGACTGTCTGACTCGGGCCTCCAGACTGTCTGACTCCAGACTGTCTGACTCAGGACTCCAGACTGTCTTACTCAGGACTCCAGACTGTCTGACTTGGGACTCTCCACAGGAGTCTCCCAAACCACATTTCCTCCACTTTCACACTCAGCACTAGTGCCCCACAAGGCTGTGTGATGAGCCCCCTTCTCTACTCACTCAACACCCACGACTGCGGCCCACTCATCCTACCAACTccatcatcaagtttgcggATAACGCGACTGTGGTTGGACTAATCTCAGGATATGACGGGACAGCCTACAGAGACGAAGTCCCAAAACTGACTGGGTGGTGTGAGAAACAATCAGGCCCTAAACCCTACAAGAACAAAATAACTCATAACAGACTTCTGGAAACACAGCATGGAGCATTTACCACTACATATCAACGGAGTCTGCGTTGAAAGGGTCCCGGCCTTCAACTTCCTGGGCACGCACATCGCTGAAGACCGCGCCTGGACCACTAACACCACAGCatataatacatacagtataatggctgttgtagtggtaaacactggagaattatggtctgtgtttacattagcaagcaacGCTagcactcagagctaacgctgtactggagagactgtgtgtaatataaagctCCTGTCCTcgtggtaaaccgagagagaaacgtttgagctccagactgtttcagaaataatgctggatgtggtttggaacataatatggtgtgataaataaagactgtaaagagtgaatacagagtgaatacagagtgaatacagagtgaatacagagtgaataaagagtaaatacagagtaaatacagagtgaatacagagtgaatacgGAGTGAATACGGAGTGAATACGGAGTGAATACggagtgaatacagagtgaatacagagtgaatacagagtgaatacagagtgaataaagagtgaatacagagtgaatacagagtgaatacagagtgaatacagagtgaatacagagtgaatacagagtgaataaagagtgaatacagagtgaatacagagtgaatacgGAGTGAACAcggagtgaataaagagtgaatacagagtgaatacagagtgaatacagagtgaataaagagtgaatacagagtgaataaagagtgaataagGAGTGATACggagtgaatacagagtgaatacagagtgaatacagagtgaataaagagtgaatacagagtgaatacgGAGTGAACACGGAGTGAACACGGAGTGAATAcggagtgaataaagagtgaatacagagtgaatacagagtgaataaagagtgaatacagagtgaatacagagtgaataaagagtgaatacagagtgaatacagagtgaatacagagtgaatacagagtgaatacagagtgaatacagagtgaataaagagtaaataaagagtgaatacagagtgaataagagtgaataaagagtgaatacagagtgaataaagggtgaataaagagtgaatacagagtgaataaagagtgaataaagagtgaataaagagtgaatacagagtgaatacagagtgaataaagagtgaatacggagtgaataaagagtgaatacagagtgaatacagagtgaataaagagtgaataaagagtgaataaagagtgaatacagagtgaatacagagtgaataagagtgaataaagagtgaatacggagtgaatacagagtgaataaagagtgaataaagagtgaatacagagtgaatacagagtgaatacagagtgaataaagagtgaataaagagtgaatacagagtgaatacagagtgaataaagagtgaataaagagtgaataaagagtgaatacagagtgaatacagagtgaatacagagtgaataaagagtgaatacggagtgaataaagagtgaatacagagtgaataaagagtgaatacagagtgaatacagagtgaataaagagtgaatacggagtgaataaagagtgaatacagagtgaataaagagtgaatacagagtgaataaagagtgaatacagagtgaatacgGGGTGAataagagtgaatacagagtgaataaagagtgaatacagagtgaatacagagtgaataaagagtgaatacggagtgaataaagagtgaatacagagtgaataaagagtgaatacagagtgaatacagagtgaatacagagtgaatacagagtgaataaagagtgaactGACCTGCTCTGTGTATCTGAAGCTGAGGCTGTAAAACAGCGTGCAGTATTTTCCGGTTTCTCTCGTTCTCCTGTTTTGAGCGAGACAGTTCCTCCTCGTACTCTGCTATCGTTCtttcaaacagaacaaagaccTCTTCAGCAGCCGCAGTGAGGCGCTGCTTCACCACCGAGAGCAGCACCTCTCTCATGTTTCCTGAAGCTTCAGTCTCTGTtgaacactctgtttctctgaagcttcagtctctgttgaacactctgtttctctgaagcttcagtctctgttgaacactctgtttctctaaagcttcagtctctgttgaacactctgtttctctgaagcttcagtctctgttgaacactctgtttctctgaagcttcagtctctgttgaacactctgtttctctgaagctTCAGTCTCTGTTGAACACTTTGTTTCTCTGAAGCTTCAGTCTCTGTTGAACACTCTGTTTATCTGAAGCTTCAGTCTCTGTtgaacactctgtttctctgaagcttcagtctctgttgaacactctgtttctctgaagctCCTGAGCTGCTGTTCAGCCACATGAAGCAGAGGTCTGGGTGGATGAGGTCTCTGATACTGTTCTGCTTCTCCAGCACCACGGGGGGTCCTGTGTGGATGGCAGCTCCTTCCCCAGCGGATCCAGTCCTCCAGAGTTGTCTAATCCCAGAAAAACCAGAGGATCATATTAAACACAGGGTTGATAAATGATGCTGCAAAATGTAACTCAGCATTACAGACAAATCAATCCCTGAAGGACTATTTCAAAGGACGTACTGTTTAGGTTTTCAAGAGAAGAGAAGTGAACGTCACAGCTCGCATCCCTTTGACAGCACTACAAAAACTAAACCCAAGCAAAAGGCTTCTGCTCATTTCTGACGGTCTTATTATTATGGGATGGGATAAATGAGGTCACTTAACTTTAACATAAGATGATCTAATCAAGTGGGTATCAAATAGTCTTTATTGGCCCTGCCTCAGAGCTGCATGAGCTGAAACAAGAGGTTGTAAAGCTCATCAGCTCACACGttgcccctttcccaccaaagtGGTTCCAGGGCCGGTTCCGGGCTACAGCCTGATTAAGCACCGGTTCTTCCTGTATCTACCCCAACACGGCCGGATCTTGGTCCCAAAAACCGGTTCTTAGCTGGCCCAACTCAAATGTTTGTCCAGAACCAAGAACCAGTACAGGGTGTAGTGCCCTTTAAAACACTGAGGGATGCAAACGGGAGAACTTCTTCCGACGCACGTTCCAGTccaataaaacaatatccaTTCAGCAGACATCTTTGAATCTGTCAATCCATTTATTTATAGTTGAACATAATCAGCATTGTGAAGGTAACATTGCTCGGCCTGTTTCCATTCAGTGAACAATGTCTCTGGTATTTACAATTTACTCCATGACACTGTCTTGACATGGTCAAAAACTGTTTGCGTTCccgttacacacacacctgactctGATAACCAGGTATTACATTTATGCACTTTGGATGGTCTATCTTGTGGTCAAAAGTCAGAACTGCAGTGAGTGGGcgagcgagcgagagagagaaagagagcactGGTACTGGTGAttgaattgttgttgttagcatctggagCTAGCGGAACTAACAGGTATGAGCTGTTTTATACCAAAGGTTCGCTCCGGtacttactttaaaaaacagtacTACACTCCTGGTTGCGCGTCACAAGGCCACACAATGAACCCCGGTGTTACGGATTAACGTGTGGCTCGATTAACTGGTGATCTTCTATATGTTACGCAGATGTGTCGGGGGCGTGTTCTTTGAGCAGCCCATGTCGACTAACCAGGAAATACACACTAAATAAAGTAATCAGTCTGGCAACAATAACTGGTTTAAATACTCGCATTGATTGAGCATCAAAGTGTTGATATGGACCCAAATATAGCAGAAGATAAATGTGAGCGACAGAAGAAACGAACCCCCACACATCTTAATCACCAGTTAATCAAGCCACACGTTAATCCGTAACACCGGTACCGTGTTTCCTGGGGTTAGAGCGGTACCGTGTTTCCTGGGGTTAGAGCGGTACCGTGTTTCCTGGAGTTAGATCGGTACCGTGTTTCCTGGGGTTAGAGCGGTACCGTGTTTCCTGGAGTTAGATCGGTACCGTGTTTCCTGGGGTTAGAGCGGTACTGTGTTTCCTGGGGTTAGAACGGTACCGTGTTTCCTGGGGTTAGAACGGTTCCGTGTTTCCTGGGGTTAGAGCGGTACCGTGTTTCCTGGGGTTAGAGCGTTTCCTGGGGTTAGAACGGTACCGTGTTTCCTGGGGTTAGAACGGTTCCGTGTTTCCTGGGGTTAGAACGGTTCCGTGTTTCCTGGGGTTAGAGCGGTACCGTGTTTCCTGGGGTTAGAGCGGTACCGTGTTTCCTGGGGTTAGAGCGGTACCGTGTTTCCTGGGGTTAGAGCGTTTCCTGGGGTTAGAGCGGTACCGTGTTTCCTGGGGTTAGAGGGTTTGTTTACAAACACCGATACTCACATGTGTTTGTGATTCCTcccgttgttgttgttgttgttgttgttgcttctAAATACACAAATGGTGATATGTTAAAATCATAGCTTCAAATGCGGGAAAGAAAGCCTCAATCGGAGGAGTCTTTAGGGCACATCTCTCTACCGAAGTGACTGATTCAGTCTCGACGAGACGCCATCTTGTTCCAAATTAGAAACAATGGCGACGGTCACTTCCGGTTTAATCGAGCCACACGTTAATCCGTAACACCGGCTCTCTGGAGAGAAGGATGAGGTTGGTGAAATAGTTCTCTCATTTAATCTGGCTACACCAGCATCGACCCGAAGCAGTccgccattgttgttgttgtgagcggaGTTGCTGAGAAAATCAGCCCGGTAAACGgtggtgtctgtctgtctgtctgtctgtctgtctgtctcgtccgtccgtccgtccgtccgtccgtccgtcttATAACAGCTTTGAACCGAATAACACATCGCCATCTCCAGACAGAAGGGAGACAGACCTTCAGGAATACTCACATCAGTTTCTCCTCCTCGCGCTGCTGGTTTGTTCTCCTTTGAACAAGAACTCACTCGTCACCGGTTCGCATTGCATCCTGGGAAGCGCTGGGCCGGAAGGGTATGAgaggatttcaaaataaaagctgcaaaGGTTCCCTGAGACAGCACGGATATGTTTGAATGGGTTTCTTTATCGactgattgttttttaatcagCCATTCGTTTTTACTCTCGAGCTGCTGCTACTGAGGCTCGCAGCAGAGGACCGTTTATAAATGATTACTACTTTTAAAAAcctctaaatgtgtgtgcaggatatctatattttatatgtGATTTTTCAACTCAAACCCTCTGCATCACCAGTGGTATGTCCACCTCGCAACATCCCATATGCTCTGTGTGACAGGCTCAAGGAAGGGTAAGCAGAGACACCAGTAGGGTCCTGCAGCATCTGCCTTGAGCGACGCAGCTCACTCCCAAAAGAACCTATGATGTCACACCCAATCCCAGAACAACCTTGGCAGGTAATAGACACTgatatattcacacacactcacagtaaTGACTATAAAGTTGACCATAGATACAAACAATCACCAGCCTCACATCCTCAATAGTCATCCAAAAGCTGCAGGCCATGTCCGCTCACTTTGGAATACCACAGACACTGATCAGCGATAACGGACCTTACACAAGAGTCCAGAGCTTTGTCTCATGCATGGGACTTGCAACACTGAGAATGCACTGTGATTTCTGTTCTGTTTACAGggattaaagcaaaaaaaaatcctgagccTGAACTTTTTAGACTCATGCAAAcaactatatacatgtatgcAGATTATTGTATAGTGTTCACAATGGTTCCCAAACTGGGGGCCATGGCCCCCTTCCGTGGCCGTGACCCCCCTGGTGCCCCcccttttgataaaaacactcTTAAATAGTGAATTTTGAGCATGCTGTAGTAAATGCACTCTGAAATTTAGGGTACATTAAAA of the Eleginops maclovinus isolate JMC-PN-2008 ecotype Puerto Natales chromosome 4, JC_Emac_rtc_rv5, whole genome shotgun sequence genome contains:
- the LOC134863641 gene encoding sialidase-like, with protein sequence MREVLLSVVKQRLTAAAEEVFVLFERTIAEYEEELSRSKQENERNRKILHAVLQPQLQIHRADAPQLVVVKEEVPIEQEELHSSLDQEDPEPRPHIKEEPEEIWSSQEGEQLQGLEEADITQSTFTPVLVKSEDDEEKPQSSQLHQRQTEHMETEAAGEDCGGPEPARTSDPERHLQPETEDNPGDSSEPEIEDNPGDSSEHETEDNPGDSSEPETEDNPGDSSEPESEDNPGDSSEPETEDNPGDSSEPETEDNPGDSSEPETEDNPGDSSEPETEDSGDSS